A portion of the Oscillospiraceae bacterium genome contains these proteins:
- the greA gene encoding transcription elongation factor GreA has translation MAQEIKMSAAGLKAMQEELEYLKTVRRKELAEEIKEARSHGDLSENSEYDEAKNTQGLVENRITELEQMIKNAVIIDESELSVDSVSVGTHVTIQMTGEDETEEYDIVGRTEADPLNGKISDESPVGHALLGRAVGAKTEVLLPTGHTVEYTVLAITHARS, from the coding sequence ATGGCACAAGAGATCAAGATGTCCGCTGCCGGCCTGAAAGCTATGCAGGAGGAACTGGAGTACCTCAAGACCGTGCGCCGCAAGGAGCTGGCCGAGGAGATCAAGGAAGCCCGCAGCCACGGCGACCTGTCGGAAAACAGCGAGTACGACGAGGCCAAGAACACCCAGGGTCTGGTGGAGAACCGCATCACCGAGCTGGAGCAGATGATCAAGAACGCCGTCATCATCGACGAGAGCGAGCTGAGCGTGGACAGCGTGTCTGTGGGCACCCACGTCACCATCCAGATGACCGGCGAGGATGAGACCGAAGAATACGACATCGTGGGCCGCACCGAGGCCGACCCCCTGAACGGCAAGATCAGCGACGAGAGCCCCGTGGGCCACGCGCTGCTGGGCCGCGCTGTGGGCGCCAAGACCGAAGTGCTGCTGCCCACCGGCCACACCGTGGAGTACACCGTGCTGGCCATTACCCACGCACGCAGCTGA